A single window of Nicotiana sylvestris chromosome 5, ASM39365v2, whole genome shotgun sequence DNA harbors:
- the LOC138869324 gene encoding uncharacterized protein, with the protein MAQFEALYGQRCCSPIGRFEHGEAKLYGTNLVKDALEKLKLIQERLRIAQSRQKSYADQKAHDVSFMVGEKVLLNILLLKGIMRFGKKGKLSLRFIGPSEVLRLVGEVAYELVVPPSLSRVHPIFHVPMLRRHHAVLSHVLDFSTIQLDESLGYEDEPIANVARQDFQLRSKRIFAVKVQWMGQLVKEVAWESKEDMRSRYPHLFST; encoded by the coding sequence atggctcaatttgaggctttgtatggtcaACGATGTTGTTCTCCCATAGGGCGGTTTGAGCAcggcgaggctaagttatatggtactaaTTTGGTaaaagatgccttggaaaagctaaagttgattcaggagcgacttcgcatagcacagtctagacagaagagttacgcggatcagaaggcgcatgatgtatcatttatggtaggcgagaaggttctcttgaacaTCTTACTactgaagggtattatgagattcgggaagaagggcaagctgagcctcAGGTTTATAGGCCCATCTGAGGTGTTGAGGCTAGTTGGGgaagttgcttatgagcttgttgTACCTCCCAGCCTATCCAGGGTTCATCCAATTTTTCACGTGCCTATGCTCCGGAGGCATCACGCCGTCTTgtcacatgtgttagacttcagtactattcagctagatgagagcttgggCTATGAGGATGAACCAATTGCCAATGTTGCTAGACAGGATTTCCAGTTGAGATCCAAAAGGATATTCGCAGTAAAGGTCCAATGGATGGGCCAACTAGTCAAGGAGGTGGCCTGGGAGTccaaggaggacatgcggagcagatatccacacttattcagcacttga